In a genomic window of Amyelois transitella isolate CPQ chromosome 29, ilAmyTran1.1, whole genome shotgun sequence:
- the LOC132903737 gene encoding uncharacterized protein LOC132903737, with amino-acid sequence MTKRSADEKISHYRRKLRKLEEKQKSSRPRRIIFSDSESSDSEKSHNDTEPEIIVERPQADPPNTHPAEESVPPLGEGAGPNESETTEGDAAAPELDPEVLLALGAKTEDGPEYGDNIHANLAQLWTPLLKKGLSKEDKEKLLKEYLVPQNCTLLQAPKLNPEISAAITESSRNRDKKVLSAQQQLGAGVTAVNRAMDLILSSENDIKLKTIKYLSDACRILCDLHYTETQTRIKLITPSLDKSFVNVVQDSRRDETLFGNKLSEKIKASKTIEKQGFQIKKTTPNPASSASTSSRPAPPRGNWSAPPRYPKGGRGGAKKNPAPRKPSSSAPATAAKATSKPQTRGQTRQQ; translated from the exons ATGACCAAGCGTAGTGCAGACGAAAAAATCTCACACTATAGGAGAAAATTACGGAAATTGGAAGAAAAGCAGAAGTCATCTCGTCCAAGACGAATAATATTTTCGGATTCAGAATCATCAGACTCCGAAAAAAGTcaca ATGACACCGAGCCGGAGATCATTGTGGAAAGACCTCAAGCGGACCCTCCAAATACTCATCCGGCCGAGGAAAGCGTCCCGCCGCTGGGAGAGGGTGCAGGGCCCAACGAAAGCGAAACCACTGAGGGCGACGCCGCTGCCCCGGAGCTTGATCCCGAGGTGTTACTGGCGCTCGGCGCCAAGACAGAAGACGGCCCCGAGTACGGGGACAATATTCATGCAAATTTGGCACAGCTCTGGACCCCTTTGTTAAAAAAGGGCCTCTCTAAGGAGGATaaggaaaaattattaaaagaatatttggTGCCTCAAAATTGTACATTATTGCAAGCACCCAAGCTCAATCCGGAGATATCTGCAGCGATAACTGAGAGCAGCCGAAATCGGGACAAGAAAGTGCTCAGTGCACAGCAACAGCTAGGCGCGGGTGTAACCGCAGTCAACAGAGCAATGGATTTGATTTTGAGCAGCGAAAACGACATCAAACTAAAGACTATTAAATATCTTAGCGACGCATGTCGCATCCTTTGCGACCTGCACTATACAGAAACACAAACTCGCATTAAGCTCATCACCCCAAGTTTAGACAAAAGCTTTGTGAACGTCGTTCAAGATTCACGTCGTGATGAGACCCTGTTCGGAAACAAATTGtccgaaaaaataaaagcctcGAAGACTATAGAAAAGCAAGGTTTTCAAATTAAGAAGACTACACCAAACCCTGCATCTTCGGCGTCTACATCTTCCCGTCCGGCTCCACCACGGGGAAACTGGTCAGCGCCTCCCCGCTACCCGAAGGGCGGCCGGGGAGGAGCCAAGAAAAATCCGGCGCCAAGGAAGCCGTCGTCATCAGCTCCCGCGACTGCGGCCAAGGCCACCAGCAAGCCGCAGACACGCGGACAGACACGGCAACAGTAG